One Thalassospira marina DNA window includes the following coding sequences:
- a CDS encoding FecCD family ABC transporter permease → MTDIPNRFANWRQVLPTALQGCAFTSLRHQTGIAPGPILLLVGILALVIVLSLGVGGAPIASLKIITHLAHKTGLIDQGIDDFTARILDHLRLPRIVRAVVIGAVLGVAGAVMQSLFRNPIADPGIIGVSASAACGAVAMIVCGQTLLGQYYAQVGPYGVPLAAFAGAILATMVIRVLSRQDGYTDAAIMLLIGVAINAIAIAGVGIFTYLANDMQLRSLTFWQMGAVSGNGGADMPALLVMLAGAVYLLGLGTPLNLFLLGEAEARHLGVEVESLKRRATIITALVVGAAVAVSGIIAFVGLLAPHLVRLLCGPDNRTVLPASALCGAILLVVADAVARVVVLPAELPIGLVTGISGGPFFLFLLLREKKRRRI, encoded by the coding sequence ATGACGGATATTCCAAATCGCTTTGCCAATTGGCGGCAGGTTTTGCCAACTGCCTTGCAGGGGTGCGCGTTTACCAGCCTGCGGCATCAAACCGGCATTGCACCCGGCCCGATCCTGCTGCTGGTCGGGATTTTGGCGCTGGTGATTGTATTATCGCTTGGCGTAGGTGGCGCACCGATTGCAAGCCTCAAGATCATCACGCATCTCGCCCATAAAACCGGCCTGATAGACCAGGGCATAGATGATTTTACCGCCCGTATCCTTGATCATTTGCGCCTGCCGCGCATTGTCCGCGCGGTAGTGATTGGTGCGGTTTTGGGGGTGGCCGGTGCGGTAATGCAAAGCCTGTTTCGTAACCCCATTGCCGATCCCGGCATTATCGGTGTGTCGGCCAGTGCGGCCTGCGGGGCCGTTGCCATGATTGTGTGCGGGCAAACCCTGCTGGGCCAATATTATGCTCAGGTCGGTCCTTATGGGGTGCCATTGGCGGCCTTTGCTGGGGCCATATTGGCAACAATGGTGATCCGGGTACTATCACGCCAGGATGGTTATACCGATGCCGCCATCATGTTGCTGATTGGGGTGGCGATAAACGCCATTGCCATCGCCGGGGTGGGGATTTTTACCTATCTTGCCAATGACATGCAGCTTCGCAGCCTGACTTTCTGGCAAATGGGGGCGGTGTCGGGCAATGGCGGGGCCGATATGCCCGCTTTGCTGGTGATGCTGGCTGGGGCGGTTTATCTGCTGGGTCTGGGCACACCTTTAAACCTGTTTTTGCTGGGCGAGGCCGAAGCACGCCACCTTGGCGTTGAGGTCGAATCCCTGAAACGGCGGGCAACGATTATCACGGCACTGGTGGTTGGTGCGGCGGTGGCCGTTTCCGGGATCATTGCCTTTGTCGGCCTGCTGGCTCCGCATCTGGTGCGGCTTTTATGCGGGCCTGATAACCGCACGGTTTTACCGGCATCAGCCCTGTGTGGCGCGATTTTGCTGGTGGTGGCGGATGCGGTGGCACGTGTTGTTGTCTTGCCTGCCGAATTGCCCATTGGTCTGGTTACCGGCATTTCCGGCGGGCCGTTTTTCCTGTTTTTGTTGCTGCGTGAAAAGAAAAGGCGGCGCATATGA
- a CDS encoding heme/hemin ABC transporter substrate-binding protein: MRLYVLVIAAVIGLIGLCFPAFAQERSGENASAQAAQAGQPQRIVTIGAPATEIVYALGAGNHVVAVDITSTWPQEVADLPKVGYMRTLAAEGIISLQPDMIIGIAESGPAEVLARLRDLGIPVVLLPSLNRIENLPKAIDVASNALGRSEDGNILRTRVENDIAAIHKLAADGAAKPDRENIVFLMSVGHGQPMSAGRDTTANEIIELVGAQNPMGDYEGFKPVSPEIVAANNADYVLVTSSTLDQLGGVAGLQANPLFGLHHAVAEGHVLSVSASTILGFGPRSAGEIRHIATQLHEFETGK; the protein is encoded by the coding sequence ATGCGGTTATATGTTCTTGTCATTGCGGCGGTTATTGGCCTGATCGGCCTGTGTTTTCCGGCTTTTGCCCAGGAACGCAGCGGGGAAAATGCCAGTGCGCAAGCCGCGCAAGCCGGGCAGCCACAGCGCATTGTAACCATTGGTGCACCGGCAACGGAAATTGTCTATGCCCTGGGCGCGGGAAACCATGTGGTAGCGGTCGATATTACCAGCACCTGGCCCCAGGAAGTGGCCGACCTGCCCAAGGTTGGTTATATGCGCACCCTTGCGGCCGAGGGGATTATCAGCCTGCAACCCGACATGATCATTGGCATTGCCGAAAGCGGCCCGGCCGAGGTTTTGGCCCGGCTGCGCGACCTTGGCATTCCCGTGGTTTTGCTGCCATCCCTTAACCGGATTGAAAACCTGCCCAAGGCGATTGATGTGGCATCAAACGCGCTGGGCCGTTCGGAAGATGGCAATATCCTTCGTACCAGGGTGGAAAATGATATTGCCGCGATCCACAAGCTTGCCGCCGATGGGGCTGCAAAACCGGACCGGGAAAACATTGTGTTTCTAATGTCGGTTGGTCATGGGCAGCCAATGTCAGCCGGGCGGGACACCACGGCAAACGAAATTATCGAACTGGTGGGCGCACAAAACCCGATGGGCGATTATGAAGGTTTCAAACCCGTATCACCCGAAATTGTTGCCGCCAATAATGCCGATTATGTGCTGGTCACATCCAGCACCCTGGACCAGTTGGGCGGCGTGGCCGGCTTGCAGGCAAACCCGTTATTTGGCCTGCACCATGCCGTGGCCGAGGGCCATGTGTTAAGCGTTTCGGCATCGACGATTCTGGGTTTTGGTCCGCGATCAGCCGGGGAAATTCGCCACATCGCCACCCAGCTGCACGAATTTGAAACCGGCAAATGA
- a CDS encoding CynX/NimT family MFS transporter — MSDPQNSAPSPAGAIGPNTGDPAERGFRRLAPHLGFLAALLLLAFNMRGSIVVMGPLAERVGIDLQLSGVQLGLLTTIPVLCFGVLSIFAPRLGQRFGLEATLVAMLALVALGQGLRASGQYGIMVVGTIILGAAIAVMNVLTPSLVRRSFPTRVAMVTALYTFVMSCGASIAAFSAVPIRNSMEGDWRYALGLWAVVAVFGFLCWLPMLRYHHHAQGAASRISLWRNREAWWLSLFFGCQSMMFYTGVAWVAKIFLDSGMSESEAATLLTIFNIFGIPAAFLAPLIYSAIPNKKLAMTVLHIPLFIGIPGFVFATTDLPYLWAVCLGLGQGSMISIALTLVGMRGADPQTSAKLSGMCQSLGYLLAATGPVLFGALHDMLQSWHIPLLILFVVVAVQFVAGLRAGSQDKITG, encoded by the coding sequence ATGTCTGATCCCCAAAATTCTGCCCCATCCCCAGCAGGTGCAATCGGCCCCAATACCGGCGATCCTGCGGAACGTGGTTTTCGCCGTCTTGCACCACACCTGGGCTTTCTGGCCGCGTTATTGCTGCTGGCCTTTAACATGCGCGGCAGCATCGTGGTGATGGGGCCGCTTGCCGAACGGGTTGGTATCGACCTTCAGCTTTCCGGTGTGCAATTGGGGCTGCTAACCACCATTCCCGTGCTTTGTTTCGGTGTGTTATCCATTTTTGCCCCCCGTCTTGGTCAGCGCTTTGGCCTGGAAGCCACCCTGGTCGCGATGCTGGCACTGGTTGCGCTGGGCCAGGGGCTGCGCGCCAGCGGGCAATATGGCATCATGGTTGTTGGCACCATTATTCTGGGTGCGGCCATTGCGGTGATGAATGTGCTGACACCGTCACTGGTGCGCCGCAGTTTTCCGACCCGTGTGGCGATGGTAACGGCACTTTATACCTTTGTGATGTCCTGTGGTGCCTCGATTGCCGCCTTCAGCGCGGTCCCCATCCGCAACAGCATGGAAGGCGACTGGCGCTATGCGCTGGGTCTGTGGGCCGTTGTGGCTGTTTTCGGGTTTTTATGCTGGCTGCCGATGTTGCGTTATCATCACCATGCGCAGGGGGCGGCATCGCGTATTTCGCTGTGGCGCAATCGCGAAGCCTGGTGGTTAAGCCTGTTTTTTGGCTGCCAGTCGATGATGTTTTACACAGGCGTCGCCTGGGTGGCGAAGATCTTCCTTGATTCCGGCATGTCCGAAAGCGAGGCCGCAACCCTGCTGACGATTTTTAACATCTTTGGTATTCCGGCGGCTTTTCTTGCCCCGCTGATTTATTCGGCCATTCCCAACAAAAAGCTGGCAATGACGGTTTTGCACATTCCGCTTTTTATCGGTATTCCCGGGTTTGTCTTTGCCACAACCGATTTGCCCTATTTGTGGGCCGTATGCCTTGGTCTGGGGCAGGGCAGCATGATCAGCATCGCCCTGACACTGGTTGGTATGCGCGGGGCTGACCCGCAAACATCGGCCAAACTTTCGGGTATGTGCCAGTCGCTGGGCTATTTGCTGGCCGCAACCGGCCCGGTTTTGTTTGGCGCCCTGCATGACATGTTACAAAGCTGGCATATCCCGCTGCTTATTTTGTTCGTTGTGGTGGCAGTGCAGTTCGTTGCCGGTCTGCGCGCCGGATCGCAGGATAAAATAACGGGCTGA
- a CDS encoding LysE family translocator has translation MTFAAWLSVATICILGAMTPGPSLAVVLRHSVGQSRQAGFACALAHGAGVGFYAVITMAGLGVLFQTMPVFREAVSILGALYLAWLAIKAWRGAGSSARFEGDNTGTATSDNMGHAARDGFMIAFLNPKIALFFLALFSQFVSADADWTAKIWLALTAAGIDCAWYCLVAIGFSHGAVLPWLRRNSGIIERLIAVLFLAIAARVLWSILPGLLA, from the coding sequence ATGACTTTCGCTGCGTGGCTGTCGGTTGCCACCATTTGTATTTTGGGGGCCATGACGCCAGGGCCAAGCCTTGCCGTGGTTTTGCGCCATTCTGTCGGGCAATCGCGCCAGGCGGGTTTTGCCTGTGCGCTGGCGCATGGGGCCGGGGTTGGTTTTTACGCTGTTATCACCATGGCCGGGCTGGGCGTGCTTTTTCAGACCATGCCGGTCTTTCGCGAAGCCGTCAGCATCCTGGGCGCGCTTTATCTGGCGTGGCTGGCGATCAAGGCATGGCGCGGTGCGGGCAGCTCTGCCCGGTTTGAAGGCGATAACACCGGTACTGCCACCAGCGACAATATGGGCCATGCCGCGCGCGATGGCTTCATGATTGCGTTTTTGAATCCCAAAATCGCGCTGTTTTTCCTCGCCCTGTTCAGCCAGTTCGTATCTGCCGATGCCGATTGGACCGCCAAAATCTGGCTGGCCCTGACCGCAGCAGGCATTGATTGCGCATGGTATTGCCTGGTTGCCATCGGGTTTTCGCACGGGGCGGTCCTGCCCTGGTTGCGGCGGAATTCCGGCATCATTGAACGGTTGATTGCCGTTCTGTTTCTGGCAATCGCCGCACGGGTCCTTTGGTCGATCCTGCCGGGTTTGCTGGCCTGA
- a CDS encoding LysR substrate-binding domain-containing protein — protein sequence MAHSPLPPLNSLRAAEAIGRLGTLQKAAAELNVTAGAISQQIKTLEQFLGIGLFDRTEKGMVPTAAGARLLPGLSTGFAHIRGGVDAALERDDNVLTVTSGVVFAGKWLVPRLGRFRERHPGIDIRLSTDNHLTAFDHDDVDLGIRFGRGDWPGVRAIKLLDQQILPVCAPSLAERFKKPGDIARGPRIVDAQSMFVWQDWLDIAGVNHPIEGTEIRYSDAYLALEGAMAGHGAMLGWPVVVQDALKNGDLIEPFNICAPTPFAYWLVSSERRWNRPLVRQFRDWIMEEMLLFQK from the coding sequence ATGGCACATTCCCCGCTTCCCCCGCTCAACAGCCTGCGCGCCGCCGAGGCCATTGGCCGCCTGGGCACCCTGCAAAAGGCCGCAGCAGAACTGAATGTTACGGCAGGTGCTATCAGCCAGCAGATAAAGACGCTGGAACAGTTTTTGGGAATCGGCCTGTTTGATCGCACGGAAAAGGGCATGGTCCCGACGGCAGCGGGGGCGCGATTACTGCCGGGTTTAAGCACCGGGTTTGCCCATATCCGGGGTGGGGTAGATGCCGCACTGGAACGTGATGACAATGTTTTAACTGTTACAAGCGGGGTGGTTTTTGCCGGTAAATGGCTGGTCCCGCGCCTTGGCCGGTTTCGTGAGCGCCATCCCGGAATTGATATTCGCCTTTCAACCGATAACCACCTGACCGCCTTTGACCATGATGATGTTGATCTGGGCATTCGGTTTGGCCGGGGGGATTGGCCCGGTGTCCGCGCCATCAAATTGCTTGATCAGCAAATCCTGCCGGTTTGTGCACCCTCGCTGGCCGAGCGGTTCAAAAAACCCGGTGACATTGCCCGCGGCCCGCGCATTGTGGATGCGCAAAGCATGTTTGTCTGGCAGGACTGGCTGGATATTGCCGGGGTCAACCACCCGATTGAAGGCACGGAAATTCGTTATTCTGATGCCTATCTGGCGCTGGAGGGGGCAATGGCCGGGCATGGTGCCATGCTGGGATGGCCCGTTGTCGTGCAGGATGCCCTTAAAAACGGTGATCTGATCGAACCCTTTAACATCTGCGCACCAACACCGTTCGCCTATTGGCTGGTATCGTCGGAACGCCGCTGGAACCGGCCCCTGGTACGCCAGTTTCGCGACTGGATCATGGAAGAAATGCTTCTTTTCCAGAAATGA
- a CDS encoding RT0821/Lpp0805 family surface protein, which yields MAKNHIRFAIGILALGFSGVVAAPAKADPPSWAPAHGARAKHGNGGHHNKGHDFGSGGYGDLFLPNGNFLQCNRDVIGSILGGVAGGAAGSTIGKGDGKLLATIGGAIFGVLAGNAIGSSMDATDSACGGYALDRLPDGRTAIWTNPDSNQQYGITPVKTFQNADDQYCREYSASVKINGALQKTYGTACLQPDGSWRILS from the coding sequence ATGGCGAAAAACCATATTCGTTTCGCAATCGGAATACTTGCGCTTGGATTTAGCGGCGTTGTCGCCGCCCCGGCCAAAGCCGACCCGCCATCCTGGGCCCCGGCGCATGGTGCGCGTGCCAAACATGGCAATGGCGGCCATCATAACAAGGGGCACGATTTTGGCTCTGGCGGGTATGGCGACCTGTTTCTGCCCAATGGCAACTTTCTGCAATGCAACCGCGATGTGATCGGTTCCATTCTGGGCGGTGTTGCCGGTGGTGCGGCCGGTTCGACCATTGGTAAAGGCGATGGCAAATTGCTGGCCACCATTGGCGGGGCCATTTTCGGGGTGCTGGCGGGCAATGCCATTGGTTCGAGCATGGATGCCACCGATTCGGCCTGCGGTGGCTATGCGCTTGACCGCCTGCCCGACGGGCGCACCGCAATCTGGACCAATCCCGATTCGAACCAGCAATACGGCATTACACCGGTCAAAACCTTTCAGAATGCGGATGACCAGTACTGCCGTGAATATAGCGCATCGGTCAAAATCAACGGCGCGCTTCAGAAAACCTATGGAACAGCCTGCCTGCAGCCCGATGGCTCCTGGCGCATCCTTTCCTGA
- a CDS encoding SCP2 sterol-binding domain-containing protein produces MDNSILEAVEARLPQLRGLNAVVAFDCGNDGSIVVDATGPEPEISDDDPSDADCILKISQANLQKLITGKLDPMLAFTLGKLKVKGSMGIAAKLSSMLD; encoded by the coding sequence GTGGATAACAGCATCCTCGAAGCCGTAGAAGCCAGACTGCCCCAGTTGCGCGGTCTGAATGCCGTTGTCGCCTTTGATTGCGGCAATGATGGCAGCATAGTTGTCGATGCTACCGGGCCGGAACCGGAAATTAGCGATGACGATCCATCGGATGCGGACTGCATTCTCAAAATCTCCCAGGCTAATCTGCAAAAACTGATCACTGGCAAACTTGATCCCATGCTCGCTTTCACGCTGGGCAAGCTCAAGGTTAAGGGATCAATGGGTATCGCGGCCAAGCTTTCTTCGATGCTTGACTGA
- a CDS encoding DUF6134 family protein, with product MPQATLRRISLAISTLGLFSFCASQALADQTLNYKVFKDGEPIGSEQVILSDTSDGQTARVVTETSVKVLFLKFHYHHDRTETWKGDALVSVKAETDDDGTPYQWLAEYEGNCFEVAGKGVPRREQCDDAWPLTLWREDVTSKTSLYSVIDAAPYKVSVAKAVDNTLEIDGQTVPATHYVMTGDVTRDLWYDKDGKLLKTSFKKKGYDIDFIRVDAQ from the coding sequence ATGCCACAAGCAACACTGCGCCGGATTTCACTTGCGATATCAACCTTGGGTTTATTTTCCTTTTGCGCATCGCAAGCACTGGCCGACCAGACACTGAATTACAAGGTTTTCAAGGATGGCGAGCCGATTGGCTCCGAACAGGTGATCCTTAGTGACACCAGCGACGGGCAAACCGCCCGCGTTGTTACCGAAACATCGGTAAAGGTCCTGTTTCTCAAATTCCATTATCATCATGACCGGACAGAAACCTGGAAGGGCGACGCCCTGGTTTCCGTAAAGGCCGAAACCGATGATGATGGCACCCCCTATCAATGGCTGGCGGAATATGAAGGCAACTGCTTTGAAGTTGCCGGCAAAGGCGTGCCGCGCCGCGAACAGTGCGACGATGCCTGGCCACTGACCCTTTGGCGCGAAGACGTCACCAGCAAAACCAGCCTCTATAGCGTAATTGACGCCGCACCTTACAAGGTGTCGGTCGCCAAGGCTGTCGATAACACACTTGAAATCGACGGCCAGACCGTCCCCGCGACGCATTATGTCATGACCGGGGATGTCACCCGTGACCTTTGGTACGACAAAGACGGCAAGCTGCTCAAAACCAGCTTCAAGAAAAAGGGCTACGACATCGATTTTATCAGGGTCGATGCACAATAA
- a CDS encoding OmpP1/FadL family transporter, giving the protein MKKTLNRAGLGAAISAGAFMAALTMGGQAQASGYQLREVSGTLQGSSFAGMSTSSLDASTIFYNPANIGQFDHSTYSVGGTLVMPKSTLKNATATAPFGQNVSRTDYGDMAQDAFIPNAHAVWKLNDNLNMGISITAPWGLVTDYDNDFAGRFFGTTSDIKTTNVKPAFAYRFDNGLSLGAGLQIQYMDARLSKAVVTGAGTEAASDVQGDDLALGWSAGMNWEVVPGTRIGASYTSEVTQHLEGDIKFGSTAAYNDQSAKAEVTTPEFVTFGIAQDIGEKWTVMADAQWTNWTALKNLTFNYGGNISNLGGAVTSTSEYYNWSSAWFGSLGARYQYDENWAFTGGLAYDQTPVKTEHRTVRLPDSDRYWVSLGTSYKVNSWADVSLGYTHIFGKEAHVNLRDSSGNTFSGDYESSVDIIALQAKFQF; this is encoded by the coding sequence ATGAAAAAGACGTTGAACAGGGCCGGCCTTGGCGCGGCAATTTCTGCTGGTGCGTTCATGGCTGCCCTGACGATGGGCGGGCAGGCACAGGCCTCTGGCTATCAGCTTCGCGAAGTCAGCGGCACTTTGCAGGGATCATCCTTTGCCGGAATGTCGACTTCCTCACTGGATGCCTCGACCATTTTCTATAACCCGGCAAATATCGGCCAGTTTGATCACAGCACCTACAGTGTTGGCGGAACGCTGGTCATGCCGAAATCAACCCTGAAAAATGCCACCGCAACCGCACCATTTGGCCAGAACGTCTCGCGGACCGACTATGGGGACATGGCGCAAGATGCATTTATCCCCAATGCCCATGCGGTATGGAAACTGAACGACAACCTTAATATGGGTATATCCATAACCGCCCCTTGGGGCCTTGTCACAGATTATGACAATGACTTTGCCGGGCGCTTCTTTGGCACGACATCCGATATTAAAACCACCAACGTCAAACCGGCCTTTGCCTATCGTTTTGACAACGGCCTTTCGCTGGGTGCTGGCCTGCAAATTCAATATATGGATGCGCGCCTGTCAAAGGCTGTCGTCACAGGTGCCGGCACCGAAGCCGCCTCGGATGTGCAGGGTGATGACCTGGCACTGGGCTGGTCTGCCGGGATGAACTGGGAAGTTGTCCCCGGGACCCGTATCGGGGCCAGTTACACATCCGAAGTCACCCAGCATTTGGAAGGTGATATCAAATTCGGATCGACGGCTGCCTATAACGACCAATCTGCCAAAGCCGAAGTCACTACCCCTGAATTCGTTACATTTGGCATTGCTCAGGATATTGGCGAAAAATGGACCGTGATGGCGGATGCCCAGTGGACAAACTGGACGGCGCTTAAAAACCTGACATTCAATTACGGTGGCAATATCTCCAACCTTGGTGGCGCAGTCACCTCGACGTCTGAATATTATAACTGGAGCAGTGCATGGTTCGGCAGCCTTGGTGCACGGTATCAGTATGACGAAAACTGGGCCTTCACCGGCGGCCTTGCATATGATCAGACACCGGTTAAGACCGAACATCGCACTGTGCGTTTGCCGGACTCAGACCGGTATTGGGTGTCTCTTGGCACGTCTTACAAGGTCAATAGCTGGGCTGACGTAAGCCTGGGCTATACGCATATTTTCGGCAAAGAAGCCCATGTCAATCTGCGTGATAGTTCTGGCAACACATTCTCCGGCGATTACGAATCCTCGGTCGATATCATCGCCCTGCAGGCGAAGTTCCAGTTCTGA
- a CDS encoding long-chain-fatty-acid--CoA ligase, producing MSLQQTSTVAPGVDLESPIKPRLVHDIFDDAARLFAKRPCVDFLGRVYDYSEIADQIDKVAEGFRQLGVRKGDKVGLCLPNTPYYIVCYYAVLKCGGVVVNFNPLYAKREIAYQINDSGIRIMVTLNLKQIYPKVAACLDETSLRRIVICEMSDILPAVKSVLFSLFKRSELADVPHDLRNIPYSRLANCPPLQKPASTTPDDLAVLQYTGGTTGRPKGAMLTHANLSANVEQLTRWMPNARPGQEVTLCVLPFFHVFAMTVALNTSINLGAELVLQPRFELEALLKALEKKKITIFPGVPTIYTAINNSHETMKYDLSSIRCCISGGAPLPVEVKHQFEDLSGAKLVEGYGLSEASPVCTCNPLHGENREGSIGIPMPGCEVDIRSLEDRNRPLPDGEKGELFVRGPQVMTGYWQNADETAACMKDGWLATGDVGYRDRDGYLFLVDRLKDVIMCGGYNVYPRAIEEALYLHPEIAEVTVIGVPDSYRGQAPKAFVRLKDDANRETVTPEALRAFLEDKISRIEMPREIELRDELPKTMVGKLSKKELIDEERLKTTGHL from the coding sequence ATGAGTCTTCAACAAACATCCACCGTTGCCCCCGGTGTTGATCTGGAATCGCCAATAAAACCGCGGCTGGTGCATGACATTTTTGATGATGCCGCCCGCCTGTTTGCCAAACGGCCCTGTGTTGATTTTCTGGGCCGGGTTTACGATTACAGCGAAATCGCCGATCAGATCGACAAAGTCGCCGAAGGGTTCCGGCAATTGGGCGTCCGCAAGGGGGATAAGGTTGGCCTGTGCCTGCCCAATACGCCGTATTACATCGTTTGTTACTATGCCGTATTGAAATGCGGCGGCGTGGTTGTCAATTTCAACCCGCTTTATGCCAAACGCGAAATCGCCTATCAGATCAATGATTCCGGCATCCGGATCATGGTGACGCTTAATCTGAAACAGATTTACCCCAAGGTCGCTGCCTGCCTGGATGAAACCAGCCTGCGCCGGATTGTCATTTGCGAAATGAGCGACATCCTGCCTGCCGTAAAAAGCGTGCTGTTTTCGCTGTTCAAACGCAGCGAACTGGCCGATGTGCCCCATGATTTGCGCAACATCCCCTATTCCCGGCTGGCCAACTGCCCGCCCCTGCAAAAACCTGCCAGCACAACCCCCGATGACCTTGCCGTATTGCAATATACCGGTGGCACCACGGGCCGGCCCAAAGGGGCCATGCTGACCCACGCCAATCTGAGCGCCAATGTCGAACAATTGACGCGCTGGATGCCCAATGCCCGACCGGGCCAGGAAGTTACCTTATGTGTTTTGCCGTTTTTCCACGTCTTTGCGATGACGGTGGCGCTCAACACATCTATCAATCTTGGGGCAGAACTGGTGTTGCAGCCGCGTTTTGAACTTGAAGCGCTGTTAAAGGCACTGGAAAAGAAGAAAATCACCATCTTCCCCGGTGTGCCGACCATCTATACCGCCATCAATAATTCGCACGAAACGATGAAATACGACCTTTCATCCATTCGCTGCTGTATTTCGGGCGGGGCCCCCCTGCCTGTTGAAGTCAAACACCAGTTTGAAGACCTGTCAGGCGCCAAGCTGGTTGAGGGGTACGGCCTGTCCGAAGCAAGCCCGGTTTGCACCTGTAATCCGCTGCATGGCGAAAACCGCGAAGGGTCCATCGGCATCCCCATGCCGGGATGCGAAGTCGATATCCGCTCGCTTGAAGATCGCAACCGCCCCCTGCCCGATGGTGAGAAAGGCGAACTTTTTGTTCGTGGCCCGCAGGTTATGACCGGCTACTGGCAAAACGCCGATGAAACAGCAGCCTGCATGAAAGATGGCTGGCTGGCCACTGGCGATGTCGGCTATCGCGACCGCGACGGGTATCTGTTCCTGGTGGACCGTTTGAAGGACGTGATTATGTGTGGCGGTTACAATGTGTATCCCCGCGCCATCGAAGAAGCCCTTTATCTGCACCCGGAAATTGCCGAAGTCACGGTGATTGGCGTGCCGGATTCCTATCGCGGGCAGGCCCCCAAGGCCTTTGTCCGCCTGAAAGACGATGCCAACCGCGAAACTGTAACCCCCGAAGCCTTGCGCGCCTTTCTGGAAGACAAGATTTCACGCATCGAAATGCCCCGCGAAATCGAACTGCGCGATGAACTGCCCAAAACCATGGTCGGCAAGCTTTCGAAAAAAGAGCTGATCGATGAAGAACGCCTGAAAACCACCGGGCACCTGTAA
- a CDS encoding MerR family transcriptional regulator: protein MTNLDNRIYTVPELAKDLGVTPRTIRFYEQKGLVSPQRAGSTRVYTRSDRARMLIILRGKRLGFSLREIADYLDLYAADPTQSEQIRMLLGRVRQRMKDLTEQRQALDVTLEELRDIEQQSIDALKEKGLDPEAE, encoded by the coding sequence ATGACTAACCTCGACAACCGAATCTACACCGTCCCAGAACTGGCAAAGGATTTGGGTGTCACCCCGCGAACCATCCGGTTCTATGAGCAAAAAGGGCTGGTATCCCCGCAGCGTGCCGGCAGCACCCGGGTTTACACCCGGTCCGATCGGGCAAGGATGCTGATCATTTTGCGGGGCAAGCGATTGGGGTTCAGCCTGCGCGAGATCGCCGATTACCTGGATCTTTACGCAGCAGACCCCACCCAGAGCGAACAGATCAGGATGCTTCTGGGCCGGGTTCGCCAACGGATGAAGGATTTGACCGAACAGCGCCAGGCGCTGGATGTCACACTCGAAGAATTACGCGATATCGAACAACAATCGATTGATGCACTTAAAGAAAAAGGACTCGATCCGGAAGCGGAATGA